From Acidobacteriaceae bacterium, the proteins below share one genomic window:
- a CDS encoding sialate O-acetylesterase produces the protein MTITPSSSEERLSPFTATVWLAQQVSATFDGTTVTAAISSSGAWEVRFPVHDAGGPYVLDVSSGADHLHLQDLMVGDVWLASGQSNMHFTMRPFAPWTEGVLDYEREIAAANNPNVRFFTVPIEASFPEKTEEKGYWQVASPETACNFSAVAYYFAQKVQQQTGVPIGILSAAVGSTSVNSWIAPSRSDPAKLQHDEAVRHQHVAGMATYEASLPAYYAAAREALSSCTGAPVAPHHDPFPNFIFETAGAYNAMIAPLRSFPIKGVIWYQGEADARYSETYADKFRNLVESWRANWHNPDLPFYFVQLANRDFRAAEIMHHDFREGNFSLLRYQQFNDLSISHTGLAVATDVGDPGLIHPRNKKPVGERLALQALRKTYGLPVIADGPIFQSITVDGDKLVVHFATNGSPLVNRTGSSEPAGFEVAGSDGYFVPALAKLQGDTVVLSSPAVPQPKHARYAWGDDPRLSIYNEAGLPAPSFQTP, from the coding sequence TTGACGATCACGCCGTCCTCCAGCGAGGAGCGCCTATCGCCGTTCACGGCCACGGTATGGCTGGCGCAACAGGTATCGGCTACCTTCGATGGAACCACCGTCACCGCTGCTATTTCTTCTTCAGGTGCCTGGGAAGTGCGTTTCCCCGTACATGACGCAGGCGGTCCCTACGTTCTGGACGTTTCTTCCGGAGCCGATCATCTTCATCTTCAGGATCTTATGGTTGGCGATGTCTGGCTGGCTTCCGGGCAATCGAATATGCACTTCACCATGCGCCCGTTTGCTCCGTGGACGGAGGGCGTCCTGGATTATGAGCGTGAGATCGCAGCCGCCAACAACCCCAATGTGCGTTTCTTCACGGTTCCGATCGAAGCTTCTTTTCCCGAAAAGACAGAAGAAAAGGGCTATTGGCAAGTCGCAAGCCCGGAAACTGCCTGCAACTTCTCCGCTGTCGCGTACTACTTTGCGCAGAAGGTTCAGCAGCAAACGGGCGTTCCCATCGGCATCCTCTCTGCTGCCGTTGGCAGCACGTCCGTCAACTCCTGGATCGCCCCGTCGCGCTCCGATCCCGCAAAACTCCAGCATGACGAAGCCGTTCGCCACCAGCATGTAGCGGGTATGGCGACCTATGAGGCATCCCTGCCCGCCTACTACGCCGCTGCACGCGAAGCCCTGAGCTCCTGCACCGGAGCCCCCGTCGCTCCGCACCATGACCCCTTTCCGAACTTCATCTTCGAGACCGCCGGGGCCTATAACGCTATGATCGCGCCGCTGCGATCGTTCCCGATCAAAGGAGTCATCTGGTATCAGGGAGAAGCGGACGCGCGCTACTCAGAGACTTATGCCGACAAGTTCCGCAACCTCGTGGAGAGTTGGCGCGCCAACTGGCATAACCCCGATCTGCCTTTTTACTTTGTTCAGCTCGCGAACCGCGATTTTCGTGCGGCCGAGATCATGCACCACGACTTCCGTGAGGGCAACTTCTCTCTGTTGCGCTATCAGCAGTTCAACGACTTGAGTATTTCGCACACGGGTTTGGCTGTTGCGACTGACGTTGGCGACCCTGGCCTCATCCACCCGCGTAACAAAAAGCCCGTCGGCGAGCGCCTGGCGCTACAGGCTCTTCGCAAGACTTACGGGTTGCCAGTGATTGCGGATGGTCCCATCTTCCAATCCATCACAGTAGACGGTGACAAACTCGTCGTCCATTTTGCGACGAATGGTTCGCCTCTGGTCAACCGCACGGGCTCATCTGAACCGGCTGGTTTTGAAGTCGCCGGTTCAGACGGCTACTTCGTCCCTGCGCTTGCAAAGTTGCAGGGCGATACCGTCGTTCTTAGCTCTCCAGCTGTCCCTCAGCCAAAACACGCGCGTTACGCCTGGGGAGATGACCCAAGGCTTTCTATTTATAACGAGGCGGGACTTCCAGCCCCCTCTTTCCAGACACCGTAG
- a CDS encoding ABC transporter permease, producing MTPVTDTFERTLASARTTVAFRETLRLAYDSFLASKVRFLLTMLGMVIGSASVILVATLGLTGRQYALNMLASIGPNMVEMMYVGGNVAGPNNVASPDLMTREDMTAVLDQVPGITSSSPMAEIHDRISMGNGISRDTMLLGVSSQYKEVRNLKVLAGRFFDDQDAATHAKVAVLVLPLAQKLYGSAGESIGHTISLSGIPFTVIGVFKESVDTFGMSEVSDQTILIPYAVARYFTGTDTVKQIFFSVPNASDVEPAAAKILDVIRERHRPTSVYNAFTLTELLMTMSKIATMLTIVLTLASAITLVVSGVGIMNSMLANVQSRIREIGIRKALGATEREIRLQFMTEAVFLSLVGGIIGTLIGLALPLSVSLLTDYKIPVSPWSAIIALGTSVLVGVVFGTLPANRAARLDPVATLKYE from the coding sequence ATGACGCCCGTAACCGATACCTTCGAACGAACACTCGCCAGCGCCCGCACCACCGTCGCCTTTCGCGAAACCCTGCGCCTGGCATATGACAGCTTTCTGGCCAGCAAAGTACGCTTTCTGCTCACGATGCTGGGCATGGTGATCGGATCGGCATCGGTCATTCTGGTCGCCACCCTCGGCCTTACGGGTCGGCAGTACGCGCTGAACATGCTCGCCTCCATCGGGCCAAACATGGTGGAGATGATGTACGTCGGCGGCAACGTCGCTGGCCCGAACAACGTCGCTTCGCCCGATCTGATGACCCGCGAAGATATGACGGCTGTGCTCGACCAGGTTCCAGGCATTACCTCCAGCTCGCCCATGGCGGAGATCCACGACCGCATCTCGATGGGCAACGGCATCTCGCGCGACACCATGTTGCTCGGCGTCAGCTCGCAATATAAGGAGGTCCGCAATCTGAAGGTTCTCGCGGGCCGCTTCTTCGACGACCAGGACGCCGCCACGCACGCCAAAGTCGCCGTGCTGGTCCTTCCGCTCGCGCAAAAACTCTACGGCTCTGCGGGTGAATCCATCGGCCACACCATCTCGCTCTCGGGCATCCCGTTTACGGTGATCGGAGTCTTCAAAGAGAGCGTTGACACCTTTGGCATGAGCGAAGTCTCTGACCAGACGATCCTGATTCCGTATGCTGTTGCCCGTTACTTCACCGGCACGGACACCGTGAAGCAGATCTTCTTCTCCGTACCGAACGCCTCGGACGTAGAGCCCGCTGCGGCAAAGATTCTGGATGTTATCCGCGAGCGACACCGTCCCACCAGCGTCTATAACGCCTTCACGCTGACCGAGTTGCTCATGACCATGAGCAAGATTGCCACGATGCTGACCATTGTGCTGACGCTCGCCTCTGCCATCACGCTCGTTGTCTCCGGCGTCGGCATCATGAACTCCATGCTGGCCAACGTGCAGTCGCGCATTCGAGAAATAGGTATCCGTAAAGCACTTGGCGCAACGGAGCGTGAAATCCGGCTCCAGTTCATGACGGAGGCCGTCTTCTTATCGCTCGTCGGTGGAATTATCGGCACCCTGATCGGCCTGGCGCTGCCCCTGAGCGTCAGTCTCCTCACCGACTACAAGATCCCGGTTTCGCCATGGAGCGCCATCATCGCCCTCGGAACTAGCGTGCTCGTCGGCGTTGTCTTCGGTACACTGCCAGCGAACCGTGCTGCACGTCTTGACCCTGTGGCTACCCTAAAGTACGAATAA
- a CDS encoding SurA N-terminal domain-containing protein produces the protein MRKILRSASVLFATSVVLLAGCHKGPGDGVVATVNGRPIMRTDMDKIYDAQVASNAQQQQQTPSNDQAESLKLNVLHELIVEEIVEQRAAKLNLTATDAEVDAKLTEMKAPYTEDQFQARLKASNRTLDDVKHDLRRSLTIDKLLNKEINSKITVTDSDVQSYYSAHKSEFNLLENQYHLAQIQVTAQSTAQSGNLQNNKASGEEDARRKIQAIKNRIDAGEDFSALAVNFSERPDTAPNGGDMGFVPESQMKGDPNTYNAIIKLKAGQTTDILPLLDAKSMRPVGYSIYKLISKEPAGQRDESDPRVQQAIRQQLHDSRSQLLKSAYFEMLRDQSKVQNFFAEQVFKDTVK, from the coding sequence ATGCGCAAAATTCTTCGTTCTGCTTCAGTCCTTTTCGCTACTTCCGTTGTTCTGCTGGCTGGCTGCCACAAGGGACCGGGAGATGGCGTCGTCGCCACTGTGAACGGTCGCCCCATCATGCGCACCGACATGGACAAAATCTATGACGCGCAGGTGGCCTCCAACGCGCAACAGCAGCAGCAAACGCCGTCGAACGATCAGGCCGAGTCGCTGAAGCTCAACGTCCTCCATGAACTCATCGTGGAAGAGATCGTCGAGCAGCGTGCCGCCAAGCTGAACCTCACCGCCACCGATGCGGAAGTCGATGCCAAGCTGACCGAGATGAAGGCTCCTTACACCGAGGATCAGTTTCAGGCTCGGCTCAAGGCCTCCAACCGTACGCTCGACGACGTAAAGCATGACCTTCGCCGCTCGCTGACCATCGATAAGCTGCTGAACAAGGAGATCAACTCCAAGATCACGGTCACCGACAGCGACGTGCAGAGCTACTACAGCGCGCACAAGTCGGAGTTCAACCTGCTCGAGAACCAGTACCATCTCGCACAGATTCAGGTCACGGCCCAGAGCACAGCCCAGAGCGGCAACCTGCAGAACAACAAGGCGTCAGGCGAAGAAGATGCGCGCCGCAAGATCCAGGCGATCAAGAACCGCATCGATGCCGGCGAAGACTTCAGTGCTCTTGCTGTCAACTTCTCCGAACGCCCTGACACCGCTCCCAACGGCGGCGACATGGGCTTTGTTCCCGAGTCGCAGATGAAGGGCGACCCCAACACCTACAACGCAATCATCAAGCTGAAGGCCGGGCAGACGACCGACATCCTGCCGCTGCTGGATGCAAAGTCGATGCGTCCCGTCGGCTACTCGATCTACAAGCTGATCTCGAAAGAACCCGCTGGTCAGCGTGACGAGAGCGATCCTCGCGTACAGCAGGCCATCCGCCAGCAGCTTCATGACTCACGCTCGCAGTTGCTGAAGAGCGCGTACTTTGAAATGCTGCGCGATCAGTCGAAGGTGCAGAACTTCTTCGCCGAGCAGGTCTTCAAGGACACGGTCAAGTAG
- a CDS encoding LytTR family DNA-binding domain-containing protein, with amino-acid sequence MKRSVLIVDDEPLARRGVLLRLQAHDDLEVIGESTNGRDALEFIRERKPDLVFLDIQMPMMNGIDVVRSLEPESQPFIIFLTAFDQYVMRAFEVHAIDYLLKPVDEARFNASLDHARRVLGAQATANYNERLQTLLKKKDEPQQEPLRELAVRIGKQVRFVSIEDIDWIEAQGDYAEIHVGARTHLIRESLNTLEGRLNTTAFLRIHRSAIVRLNRIGSVSSLPNRDCSITLRNGTSLRVSRTYSDHLRKLLRNRTRSEAAS; translated from the coding sequence TTGTCGATGACGAACCACTCGCCCGGCGCGGCGTGTTGCTGCGACTGCAGGCGCATGACGATCTGGAAGTAATTGGCGAGAGCACGAACGGGCGCGATGCGTTGGAGTTCATTCGCGAGCGCAAGCCTGATCTGGTTTTTCTCGATATCCAGATGCCCATGATGAACGGCATCGATGTGGTGCGATCTCTGGAACCGGAGTCGCAGCCATTCATCATCTTCCTCACCGCGTTCGACCAGTACGTGATGCGTGCGTTTGAGGTCCATGCGATCGATTACCTGTTGAAGCCGGTGGACGAAGCACGCTTCAACGCCTCGCTCGACCATGCTCGGCGCGTCCTGGGAGCGCAGGCGACAGCGAACTACAACGAACGATTGCAGACGCTGCTGAAGAAGAAAGACGAGCCGCAGCAGGAGCCTCTGCGCGAACTTGCGGTTCGCATTGGCAAGCAGGTTCGCTTCGTCTCAATCGAAGATATCGACTGGATCGAGGCACAGGGTGACTATGCGGAGATTCACGTTGGAGCACGGACGCACCTGATACGCGAGTCGTTGAACACGCTCGAAGGACGGCTGAACACGACAGCCTTTCTGCGCATTCATCGCTCCGCTATCGTGAGATTGAACCGCATCGGCAGCGTCAGTTCCCTGCCTAACCGCGACTGCTCGATTACGCTGCGCAATGGCACTTCGCTGCGTGTAAGCCGCACGTATAGCGACCACCTGCGCAAACTGCTGCGCAACCGTACGCGTAGCGAAGCAGCCTCTTAG